From Deinococcus multiflagellatus, a single genomic window includes:
- a CDS encoding cadmium resistance transporter, whose protein sequence is MILFVSTNIDDSLIVLGLLSDPRFLPRNVPAGQYLGLGLLVLASVLASLASLVTAPTDVGLLGLLPIVLWGRKLPGRSQTRGQPQDEEATEFPPHTQNGTVDQIKGIAAVTIANGSNNLSLYTPLFSTKTPAEIALITLVFAIMTAVRVTAAH, encoded by the coding sequence ATGATCCTATTTGTCAGCACGAATATCGACGATAGCCTCATCGTGCTGGGCTTGCTGTCAGATCCCCGCTTCCTCCCCCGGAACGTGCCTGCAGGTCAGTACCTGGGCCTTGGTCTGCTCGTACTGGCCAGTGTGCTGGCCTCACTCGCCTCCCTGGTGACCGCGCCCACTGATGTGGGCCTCCTGGGTCTGCTGCCCATCGTGCTCTGGGGGCGCAAGCTGCCGGGCCGGAGCCAGACGCGGGGGCAGCCCCAGGACGAAGAGGCCACTGAGTTCCCACCGCACACCCAGAACGGCACTGTCGATCAGATTAAAGGTATTGCAGCGGTCACGATTGCGAACGGCAGTAACAACCTCAGTCTCTACACGCCACTCTTTTCCACTAAAACCCCTGCTGAAATTGCGCTGATCACGCTTGTATTCGCAATCATGACTGCAGTGCGGGTGACGGCCGCCCATTGA